From a region of the Marinilabiliales bacterium genome:
- a CDS encoding UDP-N-acetylmuramoyl-L-alanyl-D-glutamate--2,6-diaminopimelate ligase, whose amino-acid sequence MKKLEFLLEDVDVICVKGDSGLAAGSLEFDSRRVSVGSIFFAIRGTGHDGHSFIESAVSKGAAAVICETMPAELRKEVCYVQVADSASALGIMASALFDHPSRRIKLTGVTGTNGKTTTATLLFRLFTAMGSRAGLISTVGYIVGEEKIHATHTTPDPVTINRLLSDMEKAGCEYCFMEVSSHAIVQQRIRGLHFAGGIFTNISHDHLDYHGSYNEYLKAKKQFFDRLQSGAFALVNKDDRNSGFMVQNTVARVKSFGMKSMADFRGSIVEKDQAGMLLDINGSQVWVSFIGEFNASNILAVFACGVLLGADAGEVLRVISTLTPVEGRFETIRSADGITVIVDYAHTPDALENVVRAIKQMLAGRSRLITVTGAGGDRDRGKRPVMAAIAAANSSKVILTSDNPRTEDPDAIINEMLTGIKEGDRNRVLCISNRKEAIRAACSIAGKGDFVLVAGKGHETYQEIAGVRHHFDDREVVRSAFNLNKTTG is encoded by the coding sequence GTGAAAAAGCTTGAATTTCTGCTTGAAGACGTTGATGTTATCTGTGTAAAGGGAGATAGCGGACTGGCTGCCGGCAGCCTGGAGTTTGATTCCCGCAGGGTGTCAGTGGGCAGCATATTTTTTGCTATAAGGGGTACCGGCCATGACGGGCATTCATTTATTGAAAGTGCCGTGTCAAAGGGCGCTGCTGCTGTTATTTGTGAGACGATGCCTGCTGAACTCAGGAAAGAAGTCTGTTATGTGCAGGTAGCCGACAGTGCATCTGCTCTGGGTATTATGGCCTCAGCCCTGTTTGATCATCCTTCGCGCAGGATAAAACTGACAGGAGTTACAGGAACGAACGGGAAAACAACTACCGCCACCCTCCTGTTCAGGCTGTTCACTGCAATGGGGAGCAGGGCCGGGCTGATATCTACTGTCGGATATATTGTTGGTGAGGAAAAAATCCACGCTACCCATACGACTCCCGACCCGGTAACGATTAACCGTCTTTTAAGCGATATGGAAAAGGCCGGATGTGAATACTGTTTTATGGAGGTCAGCAGCCACGCCATTGTGCAGCAGCGGATAAGGGGACTTCATTTTGCAGGCGGTATTTTCACCAATATCAGCCATGATCACCTTGATTACCACGGATCATATAATGAGTATCTGAAGGCGAAAAAGCAGTTCTTCGACAGACTTCAGAGTGGTGCTTTTGCACTGGTTAACAAAGATGACCGGAACTCGGGGTTCATGGTACAAAATACCGTGGCCAGGGTAAAAAGCTTTGGAATGAAATCAATGGCTGATTTCAGGGGCAGTATAGTTGAGAAGGATCAGGCCGGGATGCTGCTTGATATTAATGGCAGCCAGGTATGGGTCAGTTTTATTGGAGAATTCAATGCATCCAATATACTGGCCGTATTTGCCTGTGGCGTCCTTCTGGGAGCCGATGCCGGCGAGGTACTGAGGGTTATCAGCACGCTTACCCCGGTTGAGGGCAGGTTTGAGACCATAAGATCGGCTGATGGCATAACGGTAATTGTCGATTATGCCCATACACCCGATGCGCTTGAGAATGTAGTCAGGGCCATAAAGCAGATGCTTGCAGGCAGGTCCCGGCTCATAACTGTGACCGGGGCCGGCGGGGACAGGGACAGGGGGAAGAGGCCGGTAATGGCAGCTATTGCAGCCGCAAACAGTAGCAAGGTCATTCTCACATCAGATAATCCTCGTACTGAAGATCCGGATGCAATAATAAATGAGATGCTTACAGGCATTAAGGAAGGGGATAGAAACAGGGTTCTGTGTATCAGCAACAGGAAAGAGGCTATAAGGGCAGCCTGCTCAATTGCCGGAAAGGGTGATTTTGTACTTGTTGCCGGCAAGGGCCATGAAACATACCAGGAGATCGCAGGAGTGAGACACCATTTTGACGACAGGGAAGTTGTCAGGTCGGCGTTTAACCTTAATAAAACAACGGGATAA
- a CDS encoding amidophosphoribosyltransferase, giving the protein MSDKIKHECGIALIRLLKPLEYYQDKYGTWRYGLDKLYLLMEKQHNRGQDGAGVVSIKFDLCSGKPYLFRHRSNSQSPINDVFAKINGHFMMVGEKDPALLEDPAYARDHIPFAGEIYLGHLRYGTFGNTTIDHVHPVMRENNWKSRNLVLAGNFNLTNTDELFRKLIDLGQHPKAYSDTVTILEKVGHFLDEENQLLFRKYKDEGYTNREISGLIETNLDVHNVLEESSKDWDGGYTVAGIIGHGDTFVARDPWGIRPAFYYYDDEVVIAASERPVIQTVMNVPLEKVTELSPGHALLVKKDGRIIDRMIRVPQERMACSFERIYFSRGSDADIYRERKRLGELLTPQILAAVDNDLENTVFSYIPNTAESAFYGMIKGIENHMLEEKTRIIAREGNKLTREEITGLIAARPRVEKIAIKDVKLRTFISQEKARDDLAGHVYDITYGTINEGVDNLVIIDDSIVRGTTLRKSILRILDRLGPRKIVIVSSSPQIRYPDCYGIDMTKLTDFVAFHAAISMLKETGRQGIIDEVYRLSKEQQHLPREQVVNYVKEIYKPFSPAEISSKITELLKPEDVRADVEIVYQTIENLHKACPNDKGDWYFTGNYPTPGGNKVVNTSFINYIESRNQRSY; this is encoded by the coding sequence ATGTCTGACAAGATCAAGCATGAATGCGGTATTGCCCTTATAAGGCTTCTTAAACCACTCGAATACTACCAGGATAAGTACGGAACATGGAGGTATGGCCTTGACAAGCTTTACCTGCTGATGGAAAAGCAGCACAACAGGGGTCAGGACGGAGCCGGCGTTGTGAGTATCAAATTTGACCTTTGCTCAGGGAAGCCATACCTTTTCAGGCACAGATCAAATTCACAGTCGCCTATAAATGATGTTTTCGCGAAGATAAACGGACATTTCATGATGGTGGGCGAGAAGGATCCTGCCCTGCTTGAAGATCCCGCCTATGCAAGGGATCATATCCCTTTTGCCGGCGAGATATATCTCGGACACCTGCGTTACGGAACCTTCGGAAATACCACTATAGACCATGTTCACCCGGTTATGCGTGAAAATAACTGGAAGTCCAGGAACCTGGTCCTTGCCGGTAACTTTAACCTGACAAATACTGACGAGTTATTCAGAAAACTTATCGATCTCGGGCAGCATCCCAAGGCTTATTCAGACACTGTTACAATACTTGAAAAGGTGGGCCACTTTCTTGACGAGGAGAACCAGCTTCTATTCCGGAAATATAAGGATGAGGGGTATACCAACCGAGAGATCAGCGGGCTTATCGAGACCAACCTGGATGTGCACAATGTGCTTGAGGAATCAAGCAAGGACTGGGACGGCGGCTACACGGTTGCAGGAATAATCGGCCACGGGGATACATTTGTTGCACGTGATCCCTGGGGTATAAGGCCGGCTTTTTATTATTATGATGATGAAGTAGTTATTGCCGCTTCTGAAAGGCCTGTCATACAGACAGTGATGAATGTCCCGCTGGAGAAGGTGACAGAGTTGAGTCCCGGTCATGCATTGCTGGTGAAGAAGGACGGAAGGATAATTGACAGGATGATCAGGGTGCCGCAGGAGCGAATGGCCTGTTCTTTTGAAAGGATCTATTTTTCACGCGGCAGTGATGCCGATATATACAGGGAAAGGAAGAGACTGGGGGAGTTGCTTACACCACAGATACTTGCTGCTGTAGATAACGACCTTGAGAATACGGTGTTTTCGTATATACCCAATACGGCAGAATCGGCCTTCTATGGCATGATAAAAGGGATTGAGAATCACATGCTGGAGGAGAAGACCAGGATAATCGCCCGTGAGGGGAACAAGCTTACCAGGGAAGAGATTACCGGGTTGATAGCTGCCAGGCCCAGGGTTGAAAAGATAGCCATAAAGGATGTGAAGCTGAGAACTTTCATTTCCCAGGAAAAAGCAAGGGATGATCTTGCAGGCCATGTTTATGACATAACCTACGGGACAATTAATGAAGGTGTTGACAATCTTGTTATTATTGACGATTCCATTGTAAGGGGAACTACGCTGAGGAAGAGTATTTTAAGAATTCTTGACAGGCTCGGGCCACGAAAGATAGTGATTGTATCCTCATCTCCACAAATAAGATATCCTGACTGTTACGGCATTGACATGACGAAACTTACCGATTTTGTTGCATTTCATGCTGCAATTTCGATGCTTAAGGAAACCGGCAGGCAGGGTATTATCGACGAGGTCTACCGTTTGTCTAAAGAGCAGCAGCATCTTCCCCGGGAGCAGGTGGTCAATTATGTAAAGGAGATATACAAACCGTTCTCACCTGCTGAGATATCTTCAAAGATAACAGAACTTCTTAAACCAGAGGATGTCAGGGCTGATGTTGAGATCGTATACCAGACAATTGAAAACCTTCATAAAGCCTGCCCCAATGACAAGGGTGACTGGTATTTTACCGGCAACTATCCTACGCCGGGTGGCAACAAGGTGGTTAACACCTCCTTTATAAACTACATAGAGTCGCGTAACCAGAGGTCTTACTAA
- a CDS encoding PASTA domain-containing protein, with the protein MSVKKDILWRVALVYFGIILFAVVIAGKTMYIQFAEGSMWQERASRMTIRDITIEPNRGDIYASGSRLLATSMPYYEVRMDLRAAGLTDRIFNENIDSLCLALAGMFEGKSAAAWRAELNMARQEWKRFHLIGRRVSFDQLREIRRFPLFRLGQNTGGLIVIQDNQRFQPHGNLASRTIGYTTKGESGNIVGIEGAYDIQLSGVEGLKLMQRISGNAWMPLNDRNEVEPRDGLDVVTTIDIDIQDVATNALLRQLSAHRANHGTAILMEVQTGEIKAIANLERNSRGGYSETYNYALGESTEPGSTFKLMSLLVALEDGYIKLEDSIDTRSGEIYFYDQRIADSRRGGHGRITVQEVFELSSNVGVAKLIDRFYRGREQEFINKLYRMNLNQKTGVEIRGEGRPEIKHPGDRLWSGISLPMMSIGYEIRMTPLQILTFYNAIANDGRMVRPKFVSELRYHGNTVEVFPTRVINPSISSPRAIRSARKMLEGVVESGTAMNLRNANYRIAGKTGTAQIANEKYGYVMDSRVSHQASFVGYFPADNPRYSCIVVVNSPSNNVYYGNLVAGPVFREIADKVYSTSLDMHEPLIARSSVDYDPPFSKSGNLNDLETVFTYFGIPALKNGEPAEWVTTTRRDSFVELRGRTIVDEFVPNVVDMTLSDALYLLENRGLVVEARGRGKVNSQSLLPGLLATPGRRIVLEMSIN; encoded by the coding sequence ATGTCAGTAAAGAAGGACATATTGTGGAGAGTGGCTCTGGTCTATTTCGGGATTATCCTGTTTGCGGTTGTTATCGCAGGAAAAACCATGTATATACAATTTGCGGAGGGAAGTATGTGGCAGGAAAGGGCAAGCCGTATGACGATAAGGGATATAACGATTGAGCCCAACAGGGGTGACATCTATGCTTCCGGCAGCCGTCTGCTTGCAACTTCAATGCCCTACTATGAGGTAAGGATGGATCTGAGGGCTGCCGGCCTGACTGACAGGATCTTCAATGAGAATATTGATTCTCTTTGTCTTGCCCTGGCCGGTATGTTCGAAGGGAAAAGTGCAGCCGCATGGAGGGCTGAACTTAACATGGCCCGTCAGGAGTGGAAAAGATTCCACCTGATAGGGCGCAGGGTATCATTTGATCAGCTCAGGGAGATCAGGCGTTTTCCTCTTTTCAGGCTGGGCCAGAATACCGGCGGATTAATCGTTATCCAGGACAATCAGCGATTTCAGCCGCACGGGAACCTTGCATCAAGAACAATAGGGTATACCACAAAAGGCGAATCGGGCAATATAGTCGGTATTGAAGGTGCATATGATATTCAGCTCAGTGGAGTGGAAGGTCTTAAGCTTATGCAGAGGATATCGGGCAATGCCTGGATGCCTCTTAATGACAGGAATGAAGTTGAACCGCGCGATGGTCTGGATGTTGTAACGACTATAGACATAGATATCCAGGATGTTGCTACGAATGCACTGCTGAGGCAACTGTCAGCACACAGGGCAAATCACGGTACAGCTATCCTGATGGAGGTGCAGACAGGTGAGATAAAGGCCATTGCCAATCTCGAGAGGAACAGCCGGGGAGGTTATTCGGAAACTTATAACTATGCGCTTGGTGAGAGTACGGAACCGGGATCCACATTTAAACTCATGTCTCTGCTTGTGGCGCTTGAAGACGGGTATATAAAGCTTGAAGACAGTATAGATACCAGATCGGGAGAGATTTATTTTTATGATCAGAGAATTGCCGATTCAAGGCGGGGTGGCCATGGCAGAATAACCGTGCAGGAGGTATTTGAGCTCTCATCAAACGTTGGCGTGGCTAAGCTCATAGACCGTTTTTACAGAGGCAGGGAACAGGAATTCATTAACAAGCTCTACCGGATGAACCTTAACCAGAAAACGGGTGTGGAGATACGGGGTGAGGGCAGGCCTGAGATCAAGCATCCGGGTGACAGGTTATGGTCGGGTATATCATTACCAATGATGTCAATAGGTTACGAGATCAGGATGACACCCTTGCAGATTCTGACCTTTTACAATGCAATAGCCAATGACGGCAGGATGGTCAGGCCAAAATTTGTGAGTGAACTCAGGTATCATGGGAATACAGTTGAGGTTTTTCCCACAAGGGTAATCAATCCGTCAATAAGTTCACCCAGGGCGATACGAAGTGCCAGAAAAATGCTTGAAGGAGTTGTTGAATCGGGTACCGCTATGAACCTCAGGAATGCTAACTACAGGATTGCGGGTAAAACAGGTACGGCACAGATCGCAAATGAGAAATACGGATATGTAATGGATTCCAGGGTGAGTCACCAGGCCTCGTTTGTAGGATATTTTCCCGCCGACAACCCCAGGTACTCATGCATCGTGGTAGTAAACTCGCCTTCCAACAATGTGTATTACGGAAACCTGGTAGCCGGCCCGGTTTTCAGGGAGATCGCCGATAAGGTTTATTCTACCAGCCTTGACATGCATGAGCCATTGATTGCCAGAAGCTCGGTCGATTACGATCCCCCGTTTTCGAAATCAGGCAATTTAAATGATCTTGAGACTGTATTTACATATTTCGGGATACCTGCCCTGAAAAACGGAGAGCCTGCCGAATGGGTTACTACAACCAGGAGGGATTCCTTTGTTGAATTAAGGGGCAGGACCATTGTTGATGAATTTGTTCCGAACGTGGTGGATATGACACTGAGTGATGCCCTCTACCTGCTTGAGAACAGGGGACTGGTAGTGGAGGCCCGGGGGCGGGGCAAGGTCAATTCACAGTCGCTTTTGCCGGGTTTGCTTGCAACACCCGGCCGGAGGATAGTGCTGGAAATGAGTATAAACTAA
- a CDS encoding GNAT family N-acetyltransferase translates to MEPIISPVSPEKIEQELTPSKFVRETNNAGNELYIVDHIDSPNILTEIGRLRELSFRRAGGGTGKKTDLDDFDTSDEPYKQLIVWDPKHREILGGYRFYIPPADKPVNSERFATSRLFRFSDRFVSNYLPYLIELGRSFVQPAYQSTARARKGLFALDNLWDGLGAIMVDNPKMKYFFGKVTMYRRFNQEARNLILFFLQKYFPDQDELVRPKDPLDLNMDIAALERLLNGKDYAEDYKKLSQYVRSHSEVIPPLINAYMNLSPSMKVFGTVINENFGGVEETGIMITMKDLYEKKVNRHVSTYQRVKYFISKRH, encoded by the coding sequence ATGGAACCTATCATATCTCCGGTAAGTCCCGAAAAGATCGAGCAGGAGTTGACTCCTTCGAAGTTCGTGAGGGAAACAAACAATGCGGGTAACGAACTGTATATAGTCGATCATATCGATTCGCCCAACATTCTGACCGAAATTGGCAGGCTGAGGGAATTGAGCTTCAGGCGGGCCGGAGGTGGTACAGGCAAAAAAACAGACCTTGATGATTTTGACACCTCTGATGAGCCTTACAAGCAATTGATCGTGTGGGACCCAAAACACAGGGAAATACTCGGTGGATACAGGTTCTACATTCCTCCGGCTGACAAGCCGGTGAACAGCGAAAGATTTGCTACCTCCAGGCTCTTCAGGTTTTCCGACAGGTTTGTATCAAACTATCTTCCATACCTTATAGAGCTTGGCCGGTCATTTGTACAACCCGCTTACCAGTCCACTGCCAGGGCAAGAAAAGGGCTTTTTGCACTTGATAACCTGTGGGACGGGCTTGGTGCAATTATGGTTGATAATCCAAAAATGAAATATTTTTTCGGCAAGGTAACCATGTATCGCCGTTTTAACCAGGAAGCAAGAAACCTGATACTCTTTTTCCTGCAAAAATACTTCCCCGACCAGGATGAACTTGTAAGGCCCAAAGATCCCCTGGATCTCAACATGGATATTGCAGCGCTGGAAAGGTTATTGAACGGTAAGGATTATGCAGAAGATTATAAAAAACTCTCCCAGTATGTGAGAAGTCATTCCGAGGTCATTCCTCCCCTTATAAATGCATACATGAACCTCTCCCCGTCAATGAAGGTATTCGGGACAGTAATAAATGAAAACTTTGGAGGCGTTGAAGAAACCGGTATAATGATAACCATGAAAGACCTCTATGAAAAGAAGGTGAACAGGCACGTTTCCACTTACCAGAGAGTCAAATACTTCATATCCAAAAGGCACTGA
- a CDS encoding glycerol acyltransferase, whose amino-acid sequence MTEEQKVPEPVRIDVDEIFRNKNPRLYKLLPGFILGYIKRTIHQDQINEILETHKDKYGLDFIRVIFERMGIDYDVRGEENIPRSGRNIFVSNHPLGGLDGMIFLDIIGKHHKKVKFIVNDLLLNLRNLEPVFVPVNKHGRQSTEYAKKIEELYRSDYQVLYFPAGICSRKQGRIITDLEWKRNFIKKAIDHKRDIVPVHFEGKNSKFFYRLANIRKKLGIRANIEMFYLPDEMFSQTGHKITVTIGNPIPWERFDKSRSRAEWAGEVRKEVYRLAEG is encoded by the coding sequence ATGACAGAAGAGCAAAAAGTACCGGAGCCGGTCAGAATTGATGTTGACGAGATCTTCAGGAACAAGAACCCGCGACTTTACAAATTACTTCCGGGTTTTATACTTGGATATATCAAACGTACAATACATCAGGATCAGATAAATGAGATCCTGGAAACCCACAAAGATAAATACGGCCTTGATTTCATAAGGGTTATCTTTGAACGCATGGGCATAGATTATGATGTAAGGGGAGAGGAGAACATCCCGCGGAGCGGAAGAAACATTTTTGTTTCCAACCACCCGCTCGGGGGACTTGACGGAATGATATTCCTCGACATAATAGGAAAACACCATAAAAAGGTCAAATTCATAGTCAATGACCTGCTTCTTAACCTGCGAAATCTTGAACCGGTATTCGTGCCTGTAAACAAACACGGACGCCAGTCAACCGAATACGCAAAAAAAATTGAAGAGCTGTACAGATCTGATTACCAGGTACTGTATTTCCCGGCAGGGATCTGCTCAAGAAAGCAGGGCAGGATTATAACCGACCTCGAATGGAAAAGGAACTTCATAAAAAAGGCCATTGATCATAAGCGCGATATTGTACCGGTCCACTTTGAAGGTAAAAATTCAAAATTCTTTTACCGTCTTGCCAACATACGCAAAAAACTGGGTATCAGGGCTAACATCGAAATGTTCTACCTTCCTGACGAAATGTTCAGTCAAACCGGCCATAAAATAACTGTTACAATTGGCAACCCGATACCATGGGAAAGATTTGATAAATCCAGGTCTCGTGCGGAGTGGGCGGGGGAAGTAAGAAAAGAGGTCTATCGGCTTGCAGAGGGTTGA
- a CDS encoding AbgT family transporter has translation MSFLRKTRSVMSRAFTRSLDYIEIIGNKLPHPATIFALLALIVILLSTLTYWLGTSAVHPVDGSVVTVNNLLSGDGIRWIYTNILPNFLRFPPLGYVLVVMVGIGLAEGSGLFAVMIRSLVLSAPPRLITMAIVLAGIISGLAVEAGYVILIPLGAMLFHALGRHPMAGLAAAFCGVSGGFGANFFIGSVDPILAGISTSAAQLIIPDMVVNPAVNYYFMIASSFVVLFVGTWVTDRVVEPRLGKYEGTTEKFAIQQLTTRERKGLRWAGISTLIFVALMSLTVIPGNGLLRDPETGSVLHSPFFDGIIIGILLFFFIPALVYGRITGTIRDDKDLMKHIIKSMSGMGGYIVLVFFAAQFVYFFNHSNLGLIIAIKGASGLRDIGFTGPMLIVAFVFLSAFINLFMGSASAKWAIIAPVFIPMLMLLDNPYHPGITQAAFRIGDSLTNLITPMMSYFALIVTFAQKYDERYGIGTIISTMLPYTIFLSIFWTLLMVLWVYLGIPLGPDGPIFIQ, from the coding sequence ATGAGCTTCCTCAGAAAAACCCGGTCAGTCATGTCAAGGGCCTTCACAAGGTCACTCGACTATATTGAAATAATCGGCAACAAACTCCCCCACCCGGCAACCATATTTGCCCTGCTGGCGCTGATAGTCATTTTGCTGTCAACCCTTACCTACTGGCTGGGCACCTCTGCGGTGCACCCGGTCGACGGGAGCGTTGTAACGGTAAATAACCTTCTGAGCGGCGACGGCATAAGGTGGATTTACACCAATATACTTCCCAATTTCCTGAGGTTCCCGCCCCTGGGATACGTGCTTGTCGTTATGGTGGGTATCGGACTGGCGGAGGGTAGCGGACTCTTTGCCGTGATGATAAGGTCGCTCGTGCTCAGTGCCCCTCCAAGGCTTATCACGATGGCCATCGTGCTGGCCGGGATCATAAGCGGTCTGGCGGTTGAGGCCGGCTACGTGATCCTCATCCCGCTTGGCGCGATGCTTTTCCATGCCCTGGGCAGGCATCCCATGGCAGGACTGGCTGCAGCCTTTTGCGGTGTGAGCGGCGGATTTGGCGCCAACTTCTTTATCGGTTCTGTCGACCCCATCCTCGCCGGCATATCAACCTCGGCGGCACAGCTCATCATTCCCGACATGGTGGTCAACCCCGCCGTTAACTACTATTTCATGATCGCCTCCAGCTTCGTGGTGCTGTTTGTGGGGACATGGGTAACCGACAGGGTTGTAGAACCAAGGCTCGGCAAATACGAGGGAACGACCGAAAAATTCGCAATCCAGCAGCTAACCACCCGGGAGAGAAAGGGACTCAGATGGGCAGGCATCTCCACCCTGATCTTCGTGGCGCTGATGAGCCTTACCGTAATACCCGGGAACGGACTGCTCAGGGATCCCGAAACCGGCTCCGTGCTTCACTCCCCGTTCTTTGACGGCATCATCATCGGCATCCTGCTATTTTTCTTCATCCCCGCACTCGTTTACGGGCGTATAACAGGAACCATAAGGGATGACAAGGATCTGATGAAGCATATCATCAAGTCTATGTCGGGCATGGGAGGATATATAGTGCTGGTATTTTTTGCCGCCCAGTTTGTCTATTTCTTCAACCACAGTAACCTGGGCCTGATAATTGCCATCAAGGGAGCAAGCGGACTGAGGGATATAGGTTTTACGGGCCCGATGCTGATCGTCGCCTTCGTGTTTCTCTCGGCATTCATAAACCTGTTCATGGGAAGCGCATCAGCCAAATGGGCCATCATCGCACCGGTATTCATACCCATGCTGATGCTGCTCGACAACCCTTACCATCCGGGCATTACACAGGCTGCTTTCAGAATTGGCGATTCACTGACCAACCTGATAACCCCGATGATGAGCTACTTTGCACTCATAGTTACATTCGCCCAGAAATATGACGAGCGTTACGGCATTGGCACCATCATATCGACCATGCTGCCGTACACCATTTTCCTTTCCATATTCTGGACCCTGCTCATGGTGTTGTGGGTTTACCTGGGAATTCCGCTCGGGCCCGACGGACCGATCTTTATCCAGTGA
- a CDS encoding division/cell wall cluster transcriptional repressor MraZ translates to MATFIGDYTCRVDAKGRVIMPSAFKKQMPPAATDRFVVKKDVFEQCLVLFPIDEWDRQNSIIRSKINPYNREHSQFLRGFYKGTAEVILDASNRLLIPRRLLDLVEIEGEAVLAGQDGKIEIWSKDLYAKQAGEAEDFAVLAEKIMGESESSA, encoded by the coding sequence ATGGCAACTTTCATTGGCGATTATACTTGCAGAGTCGATGCAAAGGGCAGGGTGATAATGCCTTCAGCCTTTAAGAAACAAATGCCTCCTGCGGCCACTGACAGGTTTGTGGTCAAAAAAGATGTATTTGAGCAATGTCTTGTATTGTTTCCAATTGATGAGTGGGACCGGCAAAACTCGATAATTCGTTCTAAAATAAATCCCTACAACAGGGAGCACAGCCAATTTCTGAGGGGTTTCTACAAAGGCACTGCTGAGGTAATACTTGATGCCAGCAACAGGTTGCTTATACCGAGAAGGCTTCTGGACCTGGTAGAGATTGAGGGCGAAGCTGTGCTTGCCGGACAGGACGGCAAGATAGAGATCTGGAGCAAGGACCTTTATGCTAAACAGGCGGGTGAGGCTGAGGATTTTGCCGTGCTTGCAGAAAAAATTATGGGTGAATCTGAAAGTAGTGCATAA
- the rsmH gene encoding 16S rRNA (cytosine(1402)-N(4))-methyltransferase RsmH — protein MVYHKPVLLKESVDGLNIRQGGTYVDLTFGGGGHSREILSRLGKGRLISFDQDADAEEASRKITDSRFMFVRSNFRFFSNFLRYYKINMVDGILADLGVSSHHLDDPERGFSFRSGNRPDMRMNRDARVTAADILNEYNQDEIERILRDYGEVPGADRVARAIVQNREDNKYSDMESLIGVVSGFAPQRQESKYLARIFQALRIEVNNELEVLRQMLLQVLLSLNSGGRLVVISYHSLEDRMVKNFMRTGKPEGSLDKDFFGNPLVPFRLVTRKVIVAGDAEIRSNSRARSARLRIAERN, from the coding sequence ATGGTTTACCATAAACCTGTTCTTCTGAAAGAGAGCGTTGACGGACTCAATATCCGTCAGGGAGGCACTTATGTTGATCTTACTTTCGGCGGTGGCGGACATTCAAGGGAAATTCTCTCACGTCTGGGCAAAGGCAGGCTGATCTCCTTCGATCAGGACGCCGATGCCGAGGAGGCTTCGCGAAAGATTACCGACAGCCGGTTTATGTTTGTCAGGAGCAACTTCAGGTTTTTCAGTAATTTTTTGCGGTATTACAAGATAAACATGGTTGACGGCATACTGGCCGACCTTGGCGTTTCCTCCCACCATCTGGATGATCCCGAAAGGGGTTTTTCATTCAGGTCAGGCAACAGGCCCGATATGCGTATGAACCGGGATGCCCGGGTTACGGCTGCTGATATCCTGAATGAATATAACCAGGATGAGATCGAAAGGATCCTGAGGGATTACGGAGAAGTTCCGGGAGCTGACAGGGTAGCCCGGGCAATTGTTCAGAACCGCGAAGATAATAAGTATTCGGATATGGAAAGCCTGATCGGGGTAGTCTCGGGTTTTGCCCCGCAACGCCAGGAGAGCAAATACCTTGCAAGGATCTTCCAGGCACTCAGGATAGAGGTTAACAATGAACTGGAGGTGCTCCGGCAGATGCTTCTACAGGTGCTTCTCAGTTTAAACAGTGGTGGCAGGCTGGTTGTGATATCCTACCATTCACTGGAGGACAGGATGGTGAAAAACTTCATGCGCACCGGAAAGCCGGAAGGCAGCCTTGACAAGGATTTTTTCGGTAATCCCCTGGTGCCTTTCAGACTTGTAACAAGAAAAGTCATAGTTGCAGGTGATGCTGAGATCAGGTCCAACAGCCGTGCAAGGAGTGCGCGCCTGAGAATTGCCGAACGCAATTAA
- a CDS encoding SPOR domain-containing protein has product MKICLIFVMVMVSGIYLSGQVASVDETTAGDNRRGTLILNQDERIDELVSRHIRINSEIQGMQGYRIRIFSQSGRGARQNATTARAEFFNKYSDVETYLDYDPPNFRVYVGDFRTRSEALKLQRKIRQDYPYSFIVSSRINLPPLD; this is encoded by the coding sequence ATGAAGATTTGCTTGATTTTTGTTATGGTTATGGTTTCCGGAATTTACCTTTCCGGGCAGGTTGCGTCTGTTGACGAAACGACGGCCGGAGACAACCGCAGGGGTACGCTTATACTGAACCAGGATGAGCGGATTGATGAACTTGTCAGCCGCCATATAAGGATCAATAGCGAAATACAGGGTATGCAGGGATACCGCATCAGGATCTTCTCGCAATCGGGACGGGGCGCACGTCAGAATGCTACAACTGCAAGGGCAGAATTCTTTAATAAATACTCCGATGTTGAGACCTACCTTGATTATGATCCTCCCAATTTCAGGGTCTATGTAGGCGATTTCAGGACCAGGAGTGAGGCGCTTAAGTTACAGAGAAAGATCCGGCAGGATTATCCATACTCTTTCATTGTCAGCAGTCGTATCAATTTGCCGCCGCTGGACTGA